The stretch of DNA GGTACAGTACGGCAAGATCCCAGGGCTCTTGGGCGGATTGGCCAAGACTTTTGAGACATCCAAGGTTAGAAGCCTGGGATCTGTACCGGTGTTCTAGGGGAGTCATTTACCGCTGCTTTTGGGCCAGGGCCTCCGCCGGGGGCCGGATTACGCGCCGGGCCAGGCCCAGTTTTTCCAGGGTCCAGATGGCGTACCAGGTGGCGTCGATCTCCCACCAGCGCCAGCCGGCGGGGGCCACATTGGGGTAGGCGTGGTGGTTGTTGTGCCAGCCCTCGCCGTAGGTAAGCAGTGCCGTCCACCAGAGGTTGCGGGAGCCATCTTCGACATGAAAGCGACGCTTGCCCCACATGTGGGTGGCGGAGTTGATCAGCCAGGTGGAGTGCCAGAGGGTGACGATTCTCAAAAAGCCGCCGTAGATCACGAAGGGCCAACCGCCGAGGGCAAAAAGAGCGATCGCAATCGGCACTTGCAGCAGCAGAAAGTTGCGATCGAGCCAGCGGTAGTAGGGGTCGCGGGCAATATCTGGGGCGTAGCGGCTGTAAATCTGGCCGTTGAAAATCGCCGGGTTGCGGTAGATCATCCACAGCATGTGGCTCCACCAAAATCCCCGACTGGCGGCGTAGGGGTCTTTTTCGGCGTCTTCAGTGTAGAGGTGGTGCTGGCGGTGCCCCGCCACCCAAAAGATGGGGCCACCCTGGAGAGCCATGGCCCCAATGGTGGCGAAGGTGTACTCCAACCAGCGGGGCACCTGCAAACTGCGGTGGGTAAGCAAGCGGTGGTAGCCCAGGCAGATGCCGATGCTGCCGAACAGCCAGTGCAGGGCGATCATCACCCCCAGGGCCGACCAGGAAAAGAACCAGGGGGCCAGCAGAGCCACCCCGTGCAGGGCGGCAAAAAAGCCCACCAGGGTCCAGTCGAGGTTGGCGATACCCGGCAGTTTGGGGCGGGGTTTTAACGTTGTTGTCATAGCAAATCCTTTTCAGCCGTAGGGTTGAAGCGATCGCCCCAGGCCGTTCTGGCCAAGACGATGGGTAAGCCCTTGACCCATGCTCCCCAACCGGGAAAGCAATTGCAAGTGTCGCTTACATCCACCACCCTAACAACTCCCCTGGTAAAATGCAAGTAATGCTTTCTTTTTGCCATGGTAGCCCAGCGACAATCGGCCCGGCAGCGGCTTGTAAATGCGGCCTTTCAGCTTTTTGCTACCCAGGGGGTAGCGGCTACCACCACCCGCCAGGTGGCCGATCTGGCGGGGGTGAACGAGGTGACGCTGTTTCGCCAGTTTGGTAGCAAGCATGGCTTGCTTGCAGCGGTGATGACCGAGGCGGAGGTGTTGCCCCCATCCCCGGTGGACCCGGTGGCGGTGGGGCAAACCCCGGTCGAGCAGGCGCTGCGGGATTTTTTGGCCCAGTGTCTGGAGGCCCTGGATCCCCTGTCGGAGCTGGTGCGATCGGTGATTGGCGAGGCGGGCCAGTTTTCCGCCGCCCACAGCCAGGCCATGGGGCAGGGGCTCCACACCATCCGCGACTACATGGCGGAGTACCTGGAGACCCTGCTGGGCAGCGGCTCTGTGCTGCCCCCAGGGGAGGTGGCGGGGCTGGTGATGGCGCTGCTGCTGGGCTATGCGGCGATCGACGGCACTACCTCGGGGACTACCGATACCGACGCCGAGGGGACCACCGAGGGGGGCTCTGGCCTCTGGCCCAACCGGGACGCGTTTATTGCGAGTGTGGTGGGCTGGCTGCTGAGCCTGCGGACCCCGGCGGCTGATCTGTCTGCGGGGGGCGATCGCCCAACCGGGGATTCCCCCACCCCAGATCCCCTCGACACCGCCCATTGGATCGACCTGCCCGCCCCGATTGTCCACCAGATTATGCAGGCGGCCCGCAAGGCTGGCCCCCAGCCCTACGCCCTGGTCTACGTGCTGCTGGGGGCGGGGGTGGCGGCCGCCGAGGTGCCGCTGCTGACCCGCAGCAGTGCCCTCTACGACAGCAGCCAGCACATTTTGCTGGTGGGCCCCCACCACCGCCAGGTGCCCCTCAACCAGTGGATCTTGGGCAAGCGCTACGGCACCTACAGCAAAAATCCCCTCACCCGCTGGCTCAAGGGCCGCAGCGACAGTTCCCCGGCCCTGTTTCTGGGGCCCAACGACCAGCCCATGACCCCGCGCAGGGTGCGGCAACTGTGGGCAGAGGTGACCGCCGATATTCTGGCCCCTTCCGGCGAACCGCTGCGGGTTGACCAGGCCCGGGCCACCTGGTGCGTGGAGATGCTGCTGCGGGGTCTCAGCCGCCAGGACCTCAGCCTGCTCAGCGGGCTTTCGGTGGAGGAGCTGGAGCCGCTGGTGCAAAAGGCCCAGGCGCGATCGGCCCTGGCCCAGGCGCTGCGGCTGGATCAGCAGGCCGGGGGAGGGAAAGTCAGCCCGGCTACCCCGGCCACTGGTATCGATGAAGGTTAGGAGGCATCGGATGCGGCCTTATGCCCCTGCTGCCCAGCCGGGCCAGGGCCCGGGGGGCTGGGGGGGTAAGTCCTTGGGGGCGGTGCGGGTATCGTAGAGGCTGAAGCCTCGGGCCTCGTAGTTCTTCAGGGCGGCGGGGCCATCCAGGCTACAGGTGTGGACCCACACCCGGCGGTGGGCGACCTGCCAGGCCCGCTGCACCCCCACCGTCAGCAGGTGGCCCCCCAGCCCCTGACCCACGAACTGAGGTAGCAGACCAAAGTAGGCGATCTCCACCTGGGCGGCGGGCTGGGCCTCCAGCTCGATGTAGCCTGCGGGGGTGCCCGCCAGGTAGGCCACCCAGGTTTCCACCTGAGGGCGATCGAGGTAGGCCAGCCAGCGATCGCGGCTCCAGCCCAGGCGATCGCACCAGTACCAGGCACCCCCCACGCTGGCGTAGAGAAAGCGGCTGAACTCGGGACAAGGAACCGTGGCCTGGCGAATCTCTAGCTGGGGATGGTCGATCAGCTTGGGCCGCAGCTGGGCTGGGTCCAGCATTTCCAGGTACCAGGTGGTGACTTCAACCGGCATCAGTGCAGCAGTTCTCCCCGCAGCACCGTCACCGCCTGGCCGCTGAGGTGGATGCGATCCCCTTCATCGCGCACCTTCACCACCCCGCCCCGGGTCGACGACTGGTGGGCCAGAAACGTAGTTTGGCCCAGCTTTTCGCGCCAGTAGGGGCTGAGGCAGCAGTGGGCCGCCCCGGTCACCGGGTCTTCATCAATGCCCAGGTTGGGGGCAAAAAAGCGCGAGACAAAGTCGTAGGGGGCTTCGCCCACGCTGGTGACAATCAGGCCGTGGACAGGAAATTGCCCCAGGACGGCAAAGTCGGGCTGGAGATCGCGCACCGTCGCCGCTGAGTCTAGCTCCACCAGATAGCCCAGGGAATTTTCCACCACCGCCAAGGGCTTGGCCCCCAGGGCCGCCGCCAGGCCGGGCGGTTCTGCGATGGGCTGAGAGGGGTTGGCGGGAAAATTTAGCTCAATCCAGTCGCCCAGGCGGCGGGCGGTGAGCACCCCACTGCGGGTGTAGAAGGTGGCGGGGCGATCGCCGGGCAAATGTCCCTCGCTCCACAGCACGTGGCAGGTAGCCAGGGTGGCGTGGCCGCAGAGGTCTACCTCCACCGTGGGGGTAAACCAGCGCAGCCGATAGCCTTCGGCCTCGGGGTAAAAGAAGGCGGTTTCGGACAGGTTCATCTCCTGGGCCACCCGCTGCATCCACCCGTCGGGGCGGGGGGCAGGAAGGGCGCACACGGCGGCGGGGTTGCCGCCGTAGGCGACATCGGTAAAGGCATCGACCTGAGTCAGTGGAATGGCCATGGCGCTACGCCCCTTTTCAAAGTAGTCAGTTCAAAGTCGTCAACTTAGCATAAACACCTGCCGCAGTTGGTCAGCGGTCATGAAGCAGCGGTCGGCCGGAAAATCGTCGGCCACGGCTTTGGCGACCTCGGACAGAGTGTTGGGGGACTGCCCCTGCAAGCGACCCAGTAGGGCATAGCTCGCCAGGCCCAGGTACTCTCTGATGGCGAGCAGCGATCGCTCCCGATAGCCCACGGTGGCAGGCAGGGGCTCCACGTGGGGCATCACCGTAAATCCTAGCCCCCTGAATGTGAGCCAAGCCCGCAGCATGTGCGGCGTATCGGTAATTAGCACAATGTTTTGCAGACCCTTCGCTCCCAGGGCGGCGGCGGCAGACTCTGCTTCCTGCTTGGTGGTTTGAACGCAAACAGCGCTGACCAGATGGGGCGACAGATGGCGCTGATCGAGGGCTTTGACTACATCCGCCCCCTGAGAACGGCCCATGATCAACAGGTTGGGCGATCGCCCGGTAGCGACCATATCTAAAGCGGTCTCGTAGCGATCGCCCTGGAGGCGTCCAGCCCGGGCCAGCACCACCACGGCATCGGCAGGCTGCCCCGAATCGGCGGGCACGAAGCTCGACAGCAGGGCCGTAGCCGGGGCCGAAAACAGCGGCGAGAGCAGGAACAAGTAGGCGACCAGCAGAGCCATACAGGCCCCCATCATCCGCCGCCGATACCTGGGTCTGCTGACTATCAGGGCGACTACGGCGATCGCCAGCAGCGTCAGCGTTACTTTTTTGGGGCTAATAAACCAGTAATACAATTTCCAGGTCAATTTTGGCCAGTAGAGGCCAAAAACGCTCCGCAGTAGTTCTAGCATGGGGAGTTCTAGACAAGAGGAGTAATCATAGATTTGAGAAAATTTATGGAAAAATTCTCAAATCTAGCCTACTCACTGGCGCTTTTAAGACCGTAAATTCTTCACTGCGCCAAGCAAAGTTCATATAAGGATGTAGTCACCGCAAACTCAGCGGCAGGTAGACTACTCGTAGTAGCGCCGGTCGGCCCACGCCCGTAGATCCTGTTCAGAGTCAAAGGTATGGCGCTGTTGGGTCACCGCGTCGTAGACCACAAATGCAGTCTGGCCCTGGCGATCGCGCCTGACCGTCACCCTCACATCGGCATCTCCGCACAGGTAACCCACCAGGCGGTTGGACAGGGGGCGCAGACGCGCTTTCGCCCTGGCCCAAACTCGACCCATGGCATAGTCGGACTGAACTGACTGCTCTGGAGTCTCTGGAATCAGCTCAAGCTGAGCATACAAACTGTTCGGTTTCATGGCGCTGTCCTCATAAAAACGGCAAAGCCTGGGGAGCAGCACGAATCGATTCGGCCTGGTAGCAGTTTCTGCGATCTGCCCCTGGCCGAACAGAGGCAGTTGGCGTAAATTGTTTTGGTAACAGTTTAATTTATCCCGACTGTTCTGCTCCCCTCCCCCCAAAACTGTTACTCCCGCACCCATCCCCCCCCTCCCCTACCCGCCCACCCATCCCCCCAACATGCCCCTCTCCCCCCTCCCCCTCTCCCCCCAGCAGGTGCTCTACGAGCAGGTGGCCAATCGCCTGCAGCAGCTGATTACCGACGGTACGCTCAAGCCGGGCGATCGCCTGCCCTCGGTTCGCAAGCTGCGGGCCCAGCTCTCGGTCAGCACCTCCACGGTGATGGAAGCCTACCGCCTGCTGGAGGACCGAGGTCTGGTGGTGGTGCGGCCCCAGTCGGGCTACTACGTCAAGCAGACCACCCTACAGCTGCCCCAGGAGCCCACCCCCACCGCGCCCCCCCGCCACGCCACCGACATCGACATCTCCCTGGCCTTCGAGGTGATGAGCCTGATGCGCGATCCGGGACTGATTCAGCTGGGGGCGGCGCTGCCCGATCTGGCCATGCTGCCCCTGGCCCAGCTCAACCGATTGATGGGCAAAGTGCTGCGGGAGGAGCCCACCCTGGCCCACGGCTACGGCAGTCCCCTGGGCCTGTCCACCCTGCGGGCCGAGCTGGCCAAACGCATGCTCGATGCGGGGTGCTCGGTCCACCCCGACCAACTGGTAGTCACCAACGGGGCCAACGAGGCGATCTACCTCTGCCTCCAGGCCCTCACCCAGCCCGGCGACACCGTGGCGATCGAGTCACCCACCTACTTTGCCATGCTGGAAGCGCTGAAATGCCTGGGGCTCAAAGCGCTCGCCCTGCCCACTCACCCCCGCGAGGGCATCAGCCTGCCCCACCTGGAAGAAGCGCTGCAAACCGGGGAGGTTAAGGTGGTCATGCTGGTGTCAAACTTCAACAATCCCCTGGGCAGCTGTATGGACGATCGCAAAAAGAAACGCCTGGTGGAGTTGCTCAACCAGTACGACCGACCGCTGATCGAAGATGACGTCTACGGCGACCTCTGCTTTGCTGGCACTCGCCCCAAGGCGATCAAGGCGTTTGATACCGAAAACCGGGTGCTCTACTGCGCTTCGGTGAGCAAAACCCTGTCGCCGGGGCTGCGGGTGGGCTGGTGTGCCGGTGGGCGCCACCACAGCGACATCGCCCACCGCAAGTCGATGATCAACCAGCACACGGCGGTGCCCGCCCAGCTCACGGTGGCGGCCTTTTTGGCCAACGGCGGCTACGATCGTCACCTGCGCCAGCTGCGTCGCACCTACCACGAGCAGATGCTGCGGATACAGCAGACCATTCGCGCCTATTTCCCCGCCGAAACCTGCGTGACGCGCCCCACGGGGGGCCACGTGCTGTGGCTGGAAATGCCCAAGGGGTTCGACGCCCTGCGGCTGTACAAAGAGGCCCTGACGGCGGGGATCGCGATCGCCCCTGGGGTGATGTTTTCGGCTTCGGGCCAGTGCTACGGCAACTGCTTTCGGCTGAATACGGCGGTGGCCTGGTCAGACGAACTGGAGCAGGCTCTGCAAACCCTGGGCCTGCTGGCCAAAAAGCAGCTAGCCGAACAGCTGCTGCGTGAAGACCATTAGCTCGACAGTTTGGCCTGCTATATTTCTGCTGGCCCAGGGCGTGGCATCAATTGGGGCGAAAAGCCCGGTATATCAAGCCTTGCCACGCCCGATCCAAACGCCACGCTAGGGGCTGTAACGCTTAATTTTTGAGCGTTTAGCCGCTAATTGGTGACAGTCCCCAGAGCGTCGGTACAGTATTTGTTTGGCAGGGAGGCTCGGGGCATGCGAGCCACAACTGCGGCGGTAGCCCAAGCTGCTACTGGGGCCATTTCGCTGGCCCCAGCCCCCCTGCTGCGCGCGTCCTGCTTCGCACAGGCTTCGCCCTACGGCCTACGAGGGGCGTCGCCCCTACTGGGGCGCTAACGCGAACATTGGCCGCCCTGGACCCGACGGAAAGGATCGATCATCGGTTTAAACCTTTGTTCTGCCAAGGAATCGGTAGGGATCTGTAGACCCTGCGGTGGCAGATTCAAGATTGCGGCCATACTAAACCGGTGCTCTAGCGCAGCGTTAAAGCCAAAAATTAGGGTTCCCGTAGGTTGGGCGAAACGCAGTGGAACCCAACATCCCCATCCCAAACGGCCCTACTCCCGACCAATTTTCTCATCAAACTCCACGGACTCCATCGCACCCCAATCGGCAGAATAAGCCCCATCGGCAACATAGCGATGAAAGCTCGAATGGGGCCAATCTCTCGGCGCACCGACCTGGCCATGCTTTACGGGGTTGTAG from Leptolyngbya sp. KIOST-1 encodes:
- a CDS encoding acyl-CoA desaturase, translating into MTTTLKPRPKLPGIANLDWTLVGFFAALHGVALLAPWFFSWSALGVMIALHWLFGSIGICLGYHRLLTHRSLQVPRWLEYTFATIGAMALQGGPIFWVAGHRQHHLYTEDAEKDPYAASRGFWWSHMLWMIYRNPAIFNGQIYSRYAPDIARDPYYRWLDRNFLLLQVPIAIALFALGGWPFVIYGGFLRIVTLWHSTWLINSATHMWGKRRFHVEDGSRNLWWTALLTYGEGWHNNHHAYPNVAPAGWRWWEIDATWYAIWTLEKLGLARRVIRPPAEALAQKQR
- a CDS encoding TetR/AcrR family transcriptional regulator, producing the protein MVAQRQSARQRLVNAAFQLFATQGVAATTTRQVADLAGVNEVTLFRQFGSKHGLLAAVMTEAEVLPPSPVDPVAVGQTPVEQALRDFLAQCLEALDPLSELVRSVIGEAGQFSAAHSQAMGQGLHTIRDYMAEYLETLLGSGSVLPPGEVAGLVMALLLGYAAIDGTTSGTTDTDAEGTTEGGSGLWPNRDAFIASVVGWLLSLRTPAADLSAGGDRPTGDSPTPDPLDTAHWIDLPAPIVHQIMQAARKAGPQPYALVYVLLGAGVAAAEVPLLTRSSALYDSSQHILLVGPHHRQVPLNQWILGKRYGTYSKNPLTRWLKGRSDSSPALFLGPNDQPMTPRRVRQLWAEVTADILAPSGEPLRVDQARATWCVEMLLRGLSRQDLSLLSGLSVEELEPLVQKAQARSALAQALRLDQQAGGGKVSPATPATGIDEG
- a CDS encoding GNAT family N-acetyltransferase, producing the protein MPVEVTTWYLEMLDPAQLRPKLIDHPQLEIRQATVPCPEFSRFLYASVGGAWYWCDRLGWSRDRWLAYLDRPQVETWVAYLAGTPAGYIELEAQPAAQVEIAYFGLLPQFVGQGLGGHLLTVGVQRAWQVAHRRVWVHTCSLDGPAALKNYEARGFSLYDTRTAPKDLPPQPPGPWPGWAAGA
- a CDS encoding PhzF family phenazine biosynthesis protein; this encodes MAIPLTQVDAFTDVAYGGNPAAVCALPAPRPDGWMQRVAQEMNLSETAFFYPEAEGYRLRWFTPTVEVDLCGHATLATCHVLWSEGHLPGDRPATFYTRSGVLTARRLGDWIELNFPANPSQPIAEPPGLAAALGAKPLAVVENSLGYLVELDSAATVRDLQPDFAVLGQFPVHGLIVTSVGEAPYDFVSRFFAPNLGIDEDPVTGAAHCCLSPYWREKLGQTTFLAHQSSTRGGVVKVRDEGDRIHLSGQAVTVLRGELLH
- a CDS encoding YdcF family protein, yielding MLELLRSVFGLYWPKLTWKLYYWFISPKKVTLTLLAIAVVALIVSRPRYRRRMMGACMALLVAYLFLLSPLFSAPATALLSSFVPADSGQPADAVVVLARAGRLQGDRYETALDMVATGRSPNLLIMGRSQGADVVKALDQRHLSPHLVSAVCVQTTKQEAESAAAALGAKGLQNIVLITDTPHMLRAWLTFRGLGFTVMPHVEPLPATVGYRERSLLAIREYLGLASYALLGRLQGQSPNTLSEVAKAVADDFPADRCFMTADQLRQVFMLS
- a CDS encoding PLP-dependent aminotransferase family protein translates to MPLSPLPLSPQQVLYEQVANRLQQLITDGTLKPGDRLPSVRKLRAQLSVSTSTVMEAYRLLEDRGLVVVRPQSGYYVKQTTLQLPQEPTPTAPPRHATDIDISLAFEVMSLMRDPGLIQLGAALPDLAMLPLAQLNRLMGKVLREEPTLAHGYGSPLGLSTLRAELAKRMLDAGCSVHPDQLVVTNGANEAIYLCLQALTQPGDTVAIESPTYFAMLEALKCLGLKALALPTHPREGISLPHLEEALQTGEVKVVMLVSNFNNPLGSCMDDRKKKRLVELLNQYDRPLIEDDVYGDLCFAGTRPKAIKAFDTENRVLYCASVSKTLSPGLRVGWCAGGRHHSDIAHRKSMINQHTAVPAQLTVAAFLANGGYDRHLRQLRRTYHEQMLRIQQTIRAYFPAETCVTRPTGGHVLWLEMPKGFDALRLYKEALTAGIAIAPGVMFSASGQCYGNCFRLNTAVAWSDELEQALQTLGLLAKKQLAEQLLREDH
- a CDS encoding REP-associated tyrosine transposase translates to MKCSDTYQQQRSISRQSKGEQTIWQRRFWEHQIHNEADFSQHVDYIHYNPVKHGQVGAPRDWPHSSFHRYVADGAYSADWGAMESVEFDEKIGRE